The following proteins are co-located in the Candidatus Binatia bacterium genome:
- a CDS encoding UbiD family decarboxylase, which translates to MAFNDLREFIDAARAIGDLKEIHGADWDLEIGALTEIFAGRDDHPLLLFDKIPGYPASYRVASNLINHPRRVALATGMSPELSKTEMVLRWRKLLSELRPIPPKIVSTGPVLENVRSGKDVDVTVFPAPRWHELDGGRYLGTACCVITTDPEDPWVNVGIYRVQVHDRNRLGLYISPGHHARIMREKYWALGKSCPVVVTFGQDPLLWLTAGQSVPYGVSEFDYAGGLRGASVEVLKGERTGLPIPATAEIAIEGEVPPPQEESRVEGPFGEWPGYYAHGAKEEPVIRVQAVYHRNDPIISGAPPIKPPALTFGVPIGAAAIWNYLEKADVPDVRGVWAFVGGSAPGGGAPFLVVSIKQRYHGHAQQAALAALACRAGNYHGRFVVVVDEDIDPSDLGEVIWAMSTRCDPKTALTVIDNCWSTPLDPAMTPEKRDAGDLTNSRAILNACRPYAWKDRFPPVNALSPELRRKISEKWKDVL; encoded by the coding sequence ATGGCTTTTAACGATCTGCGAGAATTCATCGACGCGGCGCGCGCGATCGGGGACCTCAAGGAGATTCACGGCGCCGACTGGGACCTCGAGATCGGCGCGCTGACGGAAATCTTCGCCGGCCGCGACGACCACCCCCTCCTCCTCTTCGACAAAATCCCCGGTTATCCCGCCTCGTATCGGGTGGCTTCGAATTTGATCAATCACCCGCGCCGGGTGGCGCTCGCCACGGGAATGTCGCCGGAGCTTTCAAAAACGGAGATGGTTCTGCGCTGGAGAAAATTGCTGAGCGAGCTTCGTCCGATTCCTCCGAAAATAGTTTCTACGGGGCCGGTGCTGGAAAATGTCCGCAGCGGCAAGGACGTGGACGTGACCGTCTTTCCCGCGCCGCGCTGGCACGAGCTGGACGGCGGCCGATACCTCGGCACCGCGTGCTGCGTGATCACCACGGATCCTGAAGATCCGTGGGTCAACGTCGGCATCTATCGCGTGCAGGTGCACGATCGAAACCGGCTTGGACTCTATATCTCGCCGGGACACCACGCGCGCATCATGCGGGAGAAATATTGGGCGCTGGGAAAGTCGTGCCCGGTGGTCGTCACCTTCGGCCAGGACCCGCTGCTCTGGCTCACCGCCGGGCAGTCGGTCCCTTACGGCGTCTCGGAATTCGATTACGCCGGCGGTCTCCGCGGCGCTTCGGTCGAAGTGCTCAAGGGTGAGCGCACCGGCCTGCCGATACCGGCGACGGCGGAGATTGCCATCGAAGGCGAAGTTCCGCCGCCGCAGGAAGAAAGCCGCGTCGAAGGTCCGTTCGGCGAGTGGCCCGGCTACTACGCTCACGGCGCGAAAGAAGAGCCGGTCATCCGCGTGCAGGCGGTTTATCACCGGAATGACCCGATCATTTCCGGGGCGCCGCCGATCAAGCCGCCCGCGTTGACCTTCGGCGTTCCCATCGGCGCCGCCGCGATCTGGAATTATCTCGAAAAAGCCGACGTGCCCGACGTGCGCGGCGTGTGGGCCTTCGTCGGCGGCTCGGCGCCGGGAGGCGGCGCTCCGTTCCTGGTGGTTTCCATCAAGCAGCGCTACCACGGCCACGCCCAGCAGGCGGCGCTCGCCGCTCTCGCCTGTCGCGCGGGAAATTATCACGGCCGCTTCGTCGTCGTCGTGGACGAGGACATCGATCCATCCGATCTCGGCGAGGTGATCTGGGCCATGTCGACGCGCTGCGATCCCAAGACGGCCCTCACGGTCATCGACAATTGCTGGAGCACGCCGCTCGATCCGGCCATGACGCCGGAAAAAAGAGACGCGGGCGATCTCACCAACAGCCGCGCGATCTTGAACGCCTGCCGCCCCTACGCCTGGAAAGACCGCTTTCCGCCGGTCAACGCGCTTAGCCCCGAGCTGAGACGCAAGATCAGCGAAAAGTGGAAAGATGTGCTGTAG
- a CDS encoding iron-containing redox enzyme family protein produces the protein MNNLADQIKEIVLNALYLEPGSFNRVEPGQLTSVGGRVFICQFSHFTRNFPRWLAAVASNCPESEVRKFIAGNLYEEEIGPAGQGSHYDLLLRQGEAMGLTREAIETTTPLSTTALAISALENICRNPSWLEGLAATTGLECINHPVVRAESGVIIINDVRAWKHLGLSDQQLRSRTIHTEEDEKHVENGLRILAAHAATEEAQEKVVNSAREALLAFRLLMEGIGKAAFGNLR, from the coding sequence ATGAATAACTTAGCCGATCAAATCAAAGAGATCGTTCTGAACGCCCTCTATCTCGAGCCAGGCTCGTTCAATCGCGTCGAGCCGGGACAGCTCACAAGCGTGGGCGGCCGGGTTTTTATCTGCCAGTTTTCCCACTTCACCCGGAACTTTCCACGATGGCTCGCCGCAGTCGCCTCGAACTGCCCCGAGTCGGAAGTGAGAAAATTTATCGCCGGCAATCTTTATGAAGAAGAGATCGGTCCCGCGGGACAAGGGTCTCACTACGACCTGCTGCTGAGGCAAGGCGAGGCGATGGGACTCACGCGCGAAGCGATCGAAACGACCACGCCGCTCTCCACGACGGCGCTTGCCATCAGCGCGCTGGAAAATATCTGCCGCAACCCCTCATGGCTGGAAGGGTTGGCGGCAACCACCGGGCTGGAATGCATCAACCATCCCGTGGTCCGCGCCGAATCGGGCGTTATTATCATCAACGACGTTCGCGCCTGGAAGCACCTGGGGCTGAGCGACCAGCAACTCCGTTCCAGAACCATTCACACGGAAGAAGACGAAAAGCACGTTGAGAACGGTCTCAGGATTCTCGCGGCGCATGCCGCGACCGAAGAGGCGCAGGAAAAAGTCGTCAACTCCGCCCGCGAAGCGCTGCTTGCTTTTCGTCTTTTGATGGAAGGAATCGGCAAGGCAGCGTTCGGGAATCTTCGCTAG
- a CDS encoding extracellular solute-binding protein — MIERYLPSCISAFFLFFLSFGVALAQPSRSGWQSEWEQVLTAARKEARVVVMGPPGADARQALTTAFQKSFPGIEVEYNGAPGAKTAPRILAERNAGQYLVDIHVGGTTTMLESLLPSGVLDPIRPTLILPDVVDPNKWWQGRLDFSDREGRYNLVFSTNVKTPIAINPQNVKKETLRSYWDFLDPKWQGKIVMRDPTGAGPGLATATFWYADPRLGKEFMRKFFAAKVVLSHDDRQMLEWLARGQYLIVVAPSELHATGLKAKGLPVDLVRAEQFKESSYLTAGFGSVALINRAPHPNAARMYLNWLLTKDAQTDWSKSSGYLSRRLDVARDHIEPALVPQDGTSYQPNYKEDYVRLREEVTTFLDSVLKK, encoded by the coding sequence TTGATCGAGAGATATCTTCCATCCTGCATCTCCGCTTTTTTTCTCTTCTTTCTGTCTTTCGGCGTTGCGCTGGCGCAGCCTTCGAGATCCGGCTGGCAGTCCGAATGGGAGCAGGTTCTCACGGCGGCGAGAAAAGAGGCGCGCGTCGTCGTCATGGGGCCGCCCGGCGCGGACGCGCGCCAGGCATTGACGACGGCCTTTCAGAAATCTTTTCCGGGCATCGAGGTGGAGTACAATGGCGCCCCCGGCGCCAAGACCGCGCCGCGGATACTGGCGGAAAGAAACGCCGGCCAATACTTGGTCGACATCCACGTGGGCGGCACCACCACCATGCTCGAAAGCCTTCTCCCTTCCGGCGTTCTGGATCCCATTCGGCCTACGCTCATCTTGCCCGATGTCGTGGACCCGAACAAATGGTGGCAGGGGAGGCTCGACTTCTCCGATCGGGAAGGAAGATACAATCTGGTCTTCTCGACCAACGTCAAGACGCCGATTGCGATCAATCCGCAGAACGTCAAGAAAGAAACGCTTCGCTCCTATTGGGACTTCCTCGATCCCAAATGGCAGGGCAAGATCGTCATGAGAGATCCTACCGGGGCGGGTCCGGGTCTGGCCACGGCGACCTTTTGGTATGCCGATCCTCGGCTCGGCAAGGAGTTCATGCGCAAATTCTTCGCTGCGAAGGTCGTCCTTTCTCATGACGACAGGCAAATGCTCGAGTGGCTCGCGCGCGGGCAATATTTGATTGTCGTCGCGCCCAGCGAGCTGCACGCTACCGGGCTCAAGGCGAAGGGTTTGCCGGTGGATCTCGTGCGCGCCGAGCAGTTCAAGGAGTCGAGTTATTTGACCGCGGGATTCGGCAGCGTGGCGCTGATCAACCGCGCGCCCCATCCCAACGCCGCCAGAATGTATCTCAATTGGCTTCTCACCAAGGATGCGCAGACCGATTGGAGTAAGTCATCCGGCTATTTGAGCCGGCGCCTCGACGTGGCGCGCGATCACATCGAGCCGGCCCTCGTGCCCCAGGACGGAACGAGCTATCAGCCGAACTATAAGGAAGACTACGTGCGCCTGCGCGAGGAGGTCACGACCTTCTTGGATAGCGTGCTGAAAAAATAG
- a CDS encoding ABC transporter ATP-binding protein yields MDQAIGLVGVSKKFGLGNSEPQTPALHDVELSVAKGEFLSIIGPSGCGKTTLLRIIAGLVPEYDGAVAIAGKRVSSPDSQIGMVFQEDSTFPWRTALKNVAFGLEMRKVPPEQSIRKAMEMLDLVGLTGFEGHYPSTLSGGMKQRVAIARALILEPQILLMDEPFGALDEQTRIILGDQLLGIQAKLGQTIIFITHSIQEAVQLSDRIAVMTARPGRIKEVLKVDLPKPRGSEVISSDGFARVSAMVWGMLREESLKGFEQSTQKTNSGRS; encoded by the coding sequence ATGGACCAGGCGATCGGTCTAGTCGGCGTAAGCAAGAAATTTGGGCTCGGCAATTCCGAACCGCAGACACCGGCTCTTCACGACGTCGAGCTTTCGGTCGCCAAGGGCGAGTTTCTTTCCATCATCGGGCCTTCGGGCTGCGGCAAAACGACCTTGCTTCGAATCATCGCCGGGCTGGTGCCCGAGTACGACGGCGCCGTGGCGATAGCCGGTAAGCGGGTGTCGAGCCCCGATTCCCAGATCGGAATGGTGTTCCAGGAAGATTCCACGTTTCCGTGGCGCACCGCGCTTAAGAACGTCGCTTTCGGCCTCGAGATGCGCAAAGTTCCGCCAGAACAATCCATCCGCAAGGCCATGGAGATGCTGGATCTGGTTGGCCTTACGGGTTTCGAGGGCCATTATCCCTCGACGCTCTCGGGCGGCATGAAACAGCGGGTGGCGATCGCCCGCGCGCTGATTTTAGAGCCGCAGATCCTCCTCATGGACGAGCCGTTCGGTGCGCTCGACGAGCAGACCCGGATTATTCTCGGCGATCAGCTCCTGGGAATCCAGGCCAAGCTCGGCCAGACGATTATCTTTATCACCCACAGCATTCAAGAAGCCGTCCAGCTATCGGACCGGATCGCCGTGATGACGGCCCGGCCGGGACGCATCAAAGAAGTGCTCAAGGTCGATTTGCCGAAGCCGCGCGGTTCGGAAGTGATCTCAAGCGACGGGTTTGCTAGAGTCAGCGCGATGGTCTGGGGTATGTTGCGGGAGGAGTCGTTGAAGGGGTTCGAACAATCCACGCAAAAGACTAACTCAGGGAGGTCGTGA
- a CDS encoding ABC transporter substrate-binding protein, translated as MKTRIRGLRALIISLAVASALSAAGAVSYAADTVRLVLPHRVLFDISLPFYVAQEKGFYKQAGIEVNPIFAAGGGDQVQIMVAGDADVVTGTGLLATLSALERGAPIKIVSAEATGLNDVFWYVKGNSPIKKIEDLAGKKVSYSNPGSSSHLALLALVDWLKSKGVQPPELVAGGSPPQQFTGVMTDQFDAGWSAPPFFLEELSKGNIRILFRGNDVPGLSEITIRVNLARDEFVKKQPNAMRGFLSATRNAIQFVFANPDEAAKIWIKNAQLKEPFEVVKETWKFYSPKSMALAPIQGIDRSLEDGVKFKFLKKPFSREALNQAIDLSHLPK; from the coding sequence ATGAAAACACGGATACGCGGACTGAGAGCGCTGATAATTTCGCTCGCGGTGGCGTCGGCGCTGTCGGCGGCGGGCGCAGTATCGTATGCGGCCGATACCGTTCGACTGGTCTTGCCCCATCGCGTTCTCTTCGACATCAGCCTGCCGTTTTATGTCGCGCAGGAAAAGGGCTTTTATAAACAAGCCGGCATCGAAGTGAATCCGATTTTCGCCGCGGGAGGCGGCGACCAGGTTCAGATCATGGTTGCCGGAGACGCGGATGTGGTGACAGGCACGGGCCTGCTCGCGACCTTGAGCGCGCTCGAAAGAGGCGCGCCGATAAAGATCGTCTCGGCGGAGGCGACCGGATTGAACGACGTGTTTTGGTACGTCAAGGGGAATTCTCCCATCAAGAAGATCGAGGATCTCGCGGGGAAAAAAGTGAGTTATAGCAACCCGGGTTCGTCGAGCCATCTCGCCCTGCTCGCCTTGGTGGATTGGCTCAAGTCCAAAGGCGTTCAGCCACCGGAGCTCGTCGCCGGAGGCAGTCCGCCGCAGCAATTCACGGGCGTCATGACCGACCAGTTCGATGCCGGCTGGTCCGCGCCGCCTTTCTTTCTTGAAGAGCTGAGCAAGGGAAATATCCGCATTCTTTTCCGCGGCAACGACGTTCCGGGACTTTCCGAAATCACGATCCGCGTGAATTTAGCGCGCGACGAATTTGTGAAAAAGCAGCCTAACGCCATGAGAGGTTTTCTATCGGCGACGAGAAATGCCATCCAGTTTGTCTTCGCCAATCCCGATGAAGCGGCGAAGATTTGGATCAAGAACGCGCAGCTCAAGGAACCTTTCGAGGTGGTCAAAGAAACTTGGAAGTTCTACTCGCCCAAATCCATGGCCCTTGCTCCGATCCAAGGAATCGATCGATCGCTGGAAGACGGCGTCAAATTCAAGTTCCTCAAGAAGCCGTTTAGCCGCGAAGCATTGAATCAGGCGATCGATCTGAGCCACCTGCCCAAATAG
- a CDS encoding ABC transporter permease, whose protein sequence is MARDPTETKGVRILRAAFVLALVALLEIAVRRSWISPLFVAPPSAILETLWSMLIAGDLLKISGTTLFMLVVTFSIGSAVGIPLGYICWRYSTFGLACENFLGSLFASPLILLYPVFLVTFGRNLTAIIAQALLVGSIPVVLGTQAGFRNVSPTFIDVGLTLQLTRWQILRHILIPAAAPAIFTGLRVGLIYMLLSIVAMEFVVSLGGIGRLVSDAYFRLNTEELYVGVTVIIFFAVLFFRLLLHGQKHFGPV, encoded by the coding sequence GTGGCGCGGGACCCGACCGAAACGAAGGGCGTTCGCATTTTGCGCGCGGCGTTCGTCCTGGCTCTCGTCGCGCTGCTGGAAATCGCCGTCCGGCGCAGTTGGATCAGCCCCCTCTTCGTGGCGCCGCCTTCGGCGATCCTGGAAACTCTATGGTCGATGCTGATCGCAGGCGACCTGCTAAAAATTTCCGGCACGACGCTGTTCATGCTGGTCGTGACGTTTTCGATCGGCTCCGCGGTGGGAATCCCCCTGGGATATATCTGTTGGCGCTATTCGACTTTCGGGCTTGCTTGTGAAAATTTCCTGGGCTCTCTGTTCGCGTCTCCGCTGATCCTTCTTTATCCCGTCTTTCTCGTGACCTTCGGCCGCAATCTGACGGCGATCATCGCCCAGGCGTTGCTGGTCGGAAGCATCCCGGTCGTTCTCGGCACCCAGGCCGGCTTCAGAAACGTCAGTCCAACCTTCATCGACGTGGGGCTGACGCTCCAGCTCACGCGCTGGCAGATTCTGCGGCACATTTTGATTCCCGCCGCCGCGCCCGCGATCTTTACCGGCTTGCGCGTCGGCCTGATCTATATGCTGCTCAGCATCGTCGCCATGGAATTCGTCGTCTCTCTCGGAGGCATCGGCCGTCTCGTATCCGACGCCTATTTCAGGCTGAACACCGAGGAGCTCTACGTCGGCGTGACGGTCATCATCTTTTTCGCCGTCCTGTTCTTCCGTCTGTTGCTTCACGGACAGAAGCATTTCGGGCCGGTGTAG
- a CDS encoding ABC transporter permease — translation MRGRQKSAAVIEAALIGGMVLVWWLASISGFRFERLFPSPWRILVTATDLIRDGGIFSHLGYSLHEIFSGLGIGATAGLAAGIVLGASRTAGRIFEPVIAALAPVPKIIIYPIFIWFLGIGMASRVAMGAVSTFFPMVIYTASAVGQVRPIYLESSRLLGASRLQTLFKVYFPAMLPFLWIGLRLGTAISVVSILLAETKLSQKGLGFLVIEYYNHFQIVEMYSVLLLVFATAIGLNAVFAWLQDRIAALREK, via the coding sequence ATGCGAGGCCGGCAAAAGAGCGCCGCGGTCATAGAGGCCGCGCTGATCGGCGGGATGGTTCTTGTGTGGTGGCTTGCGAGCATCAGCGGCTTCCGCTTCGAGCGTCTCTTTCCCTCTCCCTGGCGCATTCTCGTCACGGCAACCGATCTGATTCGCGACGGCGGGATATTTTCCCACCTGGGGTATAGTCTGCACGAGATTTTCTCCGGATTGGGCATCGGGGCGACGGCCGGACTCGCCGCCGGAATCGTCCTCGGCGCGAGTCGCACGGCCGGACGCATATTCGAGCCGGTCATCGCCGCGCTGGCGCCGGTGCCGAAAATCATCATCTATCCGATTTTCATCTGGTTCCTGGGGATCGGCATGGCTTCGCGCGTCGCCATGGGGGCGGTATCGACGTTTTTCCCGATGGTGATCTATACCGCGAGCGCCGTCGGACAGGTCCGGCCGATCTACCTCGAGTCTTCGCGCCTTCTGGGCGCGTCGCGGCTTCAGACTCTTTTCAAAGTTTACTTTCCCGCCATGTTGCCGTTTCTTTGGATCGGCCTTCGCCTCGGGACGGCCATATCGGTTGTGAGCATTTTGCTTGCGGAGACGAAGCTTTCCCAGAAGGGTTTGGGTTTCCTGGTCATCGAGTATTACAACCATTTTCAGATCGTGGAGATGTACTCGGTTCTGCTGCTGGTCTTCGCGACGGCGATCGGCCTCAACGCGGTTTTCGCCTGGCTGCAAGACAGGATCGCGGCGCTGAGGGAGAAGTAA
- a CDS encoding ABC transporter substrate-binding protein, which translates to MRRIEQITLAAAVLALFAATAWCVQEQAISGAKKEGSLVWYTAMQPEDSAKLIELYRSRYPFVDATSFRAGSAPLLNRILTEARANRHLFDVVSGKFSDLMLLQKKNLLGKISSVELNAYPEKFRDAGGRWVDLYNNYYTIAYNTNHLRPADAPAKWDDLLDSKWSDGKITIDPRSYDWYFGMRTLLGTQKAQDYMRKLAANKPAFRDGNVLIANLLAAGEFPLAVTYAHLVERLRTRGAPVDWVAVKPIIAVPISVALPLRSSHPSAAALFVDLVLGKEGAELLKAMGRLPTRSDVTPSAKRLDPRSLDLLPLRVSSDEMEPEEFRALFGIR; encoded by the coding sequence ATGCGGAGGATAGAGCAAATAACGCTCGCGGCGGCAGTTCTGGCTCTTTTCGCAGCAACGGCCTGGTGCGTCCAGGAGCAGGCGATCAGCGGGGCCAAGAAAGAGGGGAGTCTCGTCTGGTATACCGCGATGCAGCCGGAAGATTCCGCCAAGCTGATCGAATTGTATCGCAGTCGCTATCCGTTCGTGGACGCGACCTCTTTCAGGGCCGGCAGCGCGCCGTTGCTGAACCGCATCTTGACCGAAGCCCGCGCCAACCGTCATCTGTTCGACGTCGTCTCGGGAAAATTCTCCGACCTTATGTTGCTGCAAAAAAAGAATCTCCTGGGAAAGATATCGTCGGTCGAATTGAACGCATATCCCGAAAAGTTCAGGGACGCGGGCGGTCGATGGGTGGACCTCTACAACAACTATTACACGATCGCCTACAATACGAATCATCTCAGACCGGCGGACGCTCCGGCGAAATGGGATGATCTGCTCGATTCCAAGTGGTCGGATGGAAAGATCACGATCGACCCCCGCTCCTATGATTGGTATTTCGGCATGCGCACTCTGCTTGGAACTCAAAAAGCGCAGGACTACATGCGCAAGCTCGCCGCCAACAAGCCGGCCTTCCGCGACGGCAACGTTCTGATCGCGAATTTGCTGGCGGCGGGCGAGTTTCCCCTGGCCGTCACCTACGCCCATCTCGTGGAGCGTTTGAGAACGAGGGGGGCGCCCGTGGACTGGGTCGCGGTCAAGCCGATAATCGCCGTTCCCATCTCCGTCGCTTTGCCGCTGCGCTCTTCTCATCCAAGCGCCGCCGCGTTGTTCGTCGATCTCGTCCTGGGAAAAGAAGGGGCGGAGCTGCTGAAAGCGATGGGGCGGCTGCCCACGAGGAGCGACGTCACGCCTTCGGCGAAGCGCCTGGATCCCAGATCCCTGGACCTCCTCCCGCTTCGGGTGAGCAGCGACGAGATGGAGCCGGAAGAGTTTCGCGCGCTGTTCGGAATCCGCTAG
- a CDS encoding cupin domain-containing protein, with translation MWIPQVPGEWKSSQERAVTARAPEALELYHQIIESKKKSRIMMHSNELQWKTIEGGVRVANLIDFRMGFQNTLANIAISEIAAGAQASEGHTHGEAYIYWLEGEGYSIIGDQKYNWGPGDAQYVPPETFHQHFVTSDKPARYLRVIPSPLLMNLLAIMASVMPYLKPEAQK, from the coding sequence ATGTGGATTCCGCAAGTGCCGGGTGAATGGAAATCGAGCCAGGAGCGGGCCGTGACCGCGAGAGCGCCCGAAGCGCTCGAGCTTTACCATCAGATTATCGAATCGAAAAAGAAGTCGCGCATCATGATGCACAGCAACGAGCTGCAATGGAAAACGATCGAGGGCGGCGTGCGCGTCGCCAACTTGATCGACTTCCGCATGGGGTTCCAGAACACGCTCGCCAACATCGCGATCTCCGAGATAGCGGCGGGCGCGCAGGCGAGCGAGGGCCATACGCACGGCGAAGCCTACATCTATTGGCTGGAGGGGGAAGGTTACAGCATTATCGGCGATCAAAAATACAACTGGGGACCCGGGGACGCGCAGTACGTTCCACCGGAGACCTTTCACCAGCACTTCGTCACTTCGGACAAGCCCGCGCGGTATCTCCGCGTCATTCCATCGCCGCTCTTGATGAACCTGCTCGCCATCATGGCCTCGGTCATGCCGTATCTCAAGCCCGAGGCGCAAAAGTAG
- a CDS encoding ABC transporter substrate-binding protein, protein MLKRKTLLRLFFIASFLSGAVKPVQAETLRLAFSSFSASSAGYFTAIEEKLFARRGIDLIHIYIASSAVVLPAVLTREVDVATLSGEAAIRAYHQGAKNLAIVATPVDKFTFSLFTKPEIKTPQDLRGKVLGVSRFGGSLDIALRYGLQYVGLDPKRDNITLVQAGGMPEIMAGLTAGKLDGAMLLSVYAFRGKELGFRELLDLGALDVPFPQAVTLTTRDFLRDKKDLAGRFLAAYLDGLELFLKNPQIGKKALARFTGVQDEKLLDADYRQYKEKYLSKTAQTEPRTLSIVFERIGVSSADERDKLFKGVVDNTVLAEARALRAAPSR, encoded by the coding sequence ATGCTGAAACGGAAAACCCTGTTGAGGCTTTTTTTCATCGCGTCGTTTCTGTCCGGCGCCGTCAAACCCGTGCAAGCGGAAACGCTCCGCCTCGCCTTCTCCTCGTTCAGCGCTTCGAGCGCCGGTTACTTCACGGCGATCGAAGAGAAACTGTTCGCGCGGCGCGGCATCGACTTGATTCACATCTACATCGCCTCCTCGGCCGTCGTTTTGCCGGCGGTTTTAACTCGCGAAGTCGACGTCGCTACGCTTAGCGGCGAAGCCGCCATTCGCGCCTATCACCAGGGCGCGAAGAATCTGGCCATTGTCGCCACACCCGTGGACAAGTTCACGTTCTCTCTTTTCACCAAGCCCGAGATCAAGACGCCGCAGGATCTCCGCGGCAAAGTGCTCGGCGTCTCCCGCTTCGGCGGCAGCCTCGACATCGCCCTTCGCTACGGGCTCCAGTACGTCGGGCTCGATCCCAAGCGCGACAACATTACGCTCGTGCAGGCGGGCGGAATGCCGGAGATCATGGCCGGCCTCACCGCGGGAAAGCTCGACGGCGCCATGCTGCTCTCGGTCTACGCTTTCAGAGGCAAGGAGCTGGGATTTCGCGAGCTGCTCGATCTCGGCGCGTTGGACGTGCCCTTTCCGCAGGCGGTCACTCTAACGACCCGGGACTTTCTGCGCGACAAAAAAGACCTCGCCGGGAGATTTTTGGCGGCCTATCTCGACGGCCTGGAACTCTTTCTCAAAAATCCGCAGATCGGCAAGAAAGCCCTGGCGCGATTTACCGGAGTCCAAGATGAAAAGCTGCTCGACGCGGATTACAGACAGTACAAGGAAAAATATCTGAGCAAAACGGCACAGACGGAGCCGCGCACGCTCTCTATCGTTTTCGAGCGGATCGGCGTCTCCTCCGCCGACGAGCGCGACAAACTTTTCAAAGGCGTCGTCGACAATACGGTCCTGGCCGAAGCCAGGGCGCTGCGAGCGGCGCCGTCCCGGTGA
- a CDS encoding UbiD family decarboxylase — translation MENDPHAVKTATDLRAFIEQSRRAGELKEIKGAEWDLEIGALTEIFAGADASPALLFDEIPGYPRGFRVLSNICHATSRHPLALGMAPEIRGVELVKEVKRRLAEFTPIAPKFVNDAPALENVARGADVNILKFPAPRWHAQDGGRYIGTFDAVICQDPDTGYVNIGTYRVQVHDEKTAGLFIIPGKHGRLIAEKYWRRGMPCPFLVACGVPPSMIAASAVGIPWGMSEYEFLGGLLGTPVTVVKSELYGLPMPAYAEIVLEGSAPPPETSARLEGPFGEWPGYYASGAIAGPIVNVQAIYHRNDPIITGDPPLKTYLNSDLYMYIRAANIWSSMDRAGIPDVQGIWFPRQGRFVVAVAVRQRYSGHAKQAGHAVLATRDGGRDVRMVIVVDDDIDITNVNELLWAVASRWDPKTQSEIVDVPASVLNPTLSPEAKAKNDLVGSCIIIDACRPFHWIEDFPAPSAISPEYKAEMLKRWGRSFEK, via the coding sequence GTGGAAAACGATCCCCACGCCGTCAAGACCGCGACCGACCTTCGGGCCTTTATCGAGCAGAGTAGGCGTGCCGGAGAGCTCAAAGAAATTAAAGGCGCAGAGTGGGATTTGGAGATCGGCGCGCTGACGGAAATCTTCGCCGGCGCCGACGCGTCGCCGGCATTGCTCTTCGATGAGATCCCCGGCTACCCGCGCGGATTCCGCGTCCTCAGCAACATCTGCCATGCGACTTCGAGACACCCTTTGGCTCTGGGCATGGCACCGGAAATCCGCGGCGTGGAATTGGTCAAGGAGGTCAAGCGCCGGCTGGCGGAGTTCACGCCGATTGCGCCGAAGTTCGTAAACGACGCGCCCGCCTTGGAGAACGTGGCACGCGGCGCCGACGTAAATATTCTCAAATTTCCCGCGCCGCGCTGGCACGCCCAAGACGGCGGGCGCTACATCGGCACGTTCGACGCGGTGATCTGCCAGGACCCGGATACGGGCTACGTAAACATCGGCACCTACCGCGTTCAGGTTCACGACGAGAAGACCGCCGGACTTTTCATCATTCCGGGAAAACACGGGCGCCTCATCGCCGAAAAATATTGGCGCCGGGGCATGCCTTGCCCTTTTCTCGTCGCCTGCGGCGTGCCGCCATCGATGATCGCCGCCAGCGCCGTCGGCATTCCCTGGGGGATGAGCGAGTATGAATTCCTCGGCGGCCTGCTGGGAACGCCCGTTACGGTCGTGAAGTCGGAGCTTTACGGATTGCCGATGCCCGCCTATGCCGAGATCGTGCTCGAAGGGTCGGCGCCGCCGCCTGAAACATCTGCGCGCCTCGAAGGTCCATTCGGCGAATGGCCAGGATATTACGCGTCGGGGGCGATCGCGGGACCGATCGTGAACGTCCAGGCGATCTATCACCGAAACGATCCGATTATTACCGGAGATCCGCCGCTGAAAACGTATCTCAACAGCGACCTTTACATGTACATTCGCGCCGCCAACATCTGGTCGTCGATGGACCGCGCCGGAATTCCCGACGTTCAGGGAATCTGGTTTCCGCGCCAGGGTCGGTTCGTGGTCGCGGTCGCGGTCAGGCAACGCTACTCCGGTCACGCGAAACAGGCCGGCCACGCCGTCCTGGCGACGAGGGACGGCGGGCGCGACGTCAGAATGGTGATCGTCGTCGACGACGACATCGATATCACCAACGTCAACGAGCTGCTGTGGGCGGTCGCGTCCCGCTGGGACCCCAAGACGCAATCCGAAATTGTCGACGTGCCGGCCAGCGTGCTCAATCCGACGCTGTCGCCGGAGGCCAAGGCGAAAAACGATCTGGTCGGCTCGTGCATCATCATCGACGCCTGCCGGCCGTTCCATTGGATCGAGGATTTTCCCGCCCCGAGCGCCATCAGCCCCGAATACAAAGCGGAGATGCTGAAACGATGGGGGCGGTCGTTCGAGAAGTGA